Below is a genomic region from Pseudopipra pipra isolate bDixPip1 chromosome 6, bDixPip1.hap1, whole genome shotgun sequence.
GTCATCTCCGCCATGTCCCGCGCCGGGATGCCCATGACTCGGGCACACGCCTCCATCTGCTGAGCCACCAGCGGCTTGGTCGGGGCGAGGAACAGCACCTTCCCGGAGGGGAACCAGCGGTAGAAGTTATACATGACCACGGCGGCCACGAAGGTCTTGCCCAGCCCCGTGGGCAGGCACACGAGGGTGTTGGCCAGCAGCGCGGCGCCCGCCATGCGCTCCTGGTACGGCCGCACCGGCAGGTTGGTGGGGTAGATCCAGATGGATCCCGCCGCCTCGCTGAAACCCTCCACGGGCACGGGgtccgccgcggcggcggctgcCAGCAGCAAGTCATCATCGCTGTCGTTATCCGCGCCCTCCTCTTCGGTTTTACCCTCAGGCGCCCGCCAGACCTGAGGCAAAGTGCGCTGCCGCCCGCTGCTCATCCTCCCTCAGGGAACGGCGCGCCCGCCGCCATTTTGTCGCTTCCTCAACGCCGCCGCTTGAAAACGCCGCCGAGGACGAAGGGGAGGGACGGGAGGCGGCCGAGCCGCCTCCCGTCCCTCCCCTTCGCCCTCGGCGGGTTCCTGGCCCGCCCTTTCCCCTTCGGGCGCCGCCAAGCCTGAGGTAAATCCCGCTGCTCCTCCCGCTTCTCTTCTCCCTTTAGGGCGTTCCCCCACTTCCCTGAGGCGGCGCCATTTTGTCCCTCCCTCAGCGCGGCCGCCTCAAACCACCTCAGGAGCCTCCGCCCGAGGGCCTAGGGGAGGGTCTGGAGGCGCCTCCCggccctccccttccccctggGCGTTTATCCCggctctcccctcctccctcctgagTCTCTTCCCAGCCCTCCTCTTCGGAGGAGGAGTAGGAGGCGGGTGGGAAAATGGCGGCGGCCGCGGGTCCGGCGCAGCCCTGGAGCGCGGAGGAGCTGCGGAGCGAGGCGCTGGCCAAGAAGGAGATCATCAAATTCCTGCAGGAGCACGCGGCGCAGGCGGTGAGTTCGCGGGGAAGTCTGAATAGTTTGGAGCGCGCGTGCGGTGCGTTTTTGGAGCGGGTGTTTTCACGGCTCGCACTCGCGTGTCTGGCAGTTCCTGGCGGAGCACAAGCTGCTGGGGCAGGTGAAGAACGTGGCGAAGACGGCGAATAAGGAGCAGCTCATCGCGGCTTACACGCAGCTTTTCCACACGCAGGTGAGGGGACGAGGAGGGGGGAAcggagctgggggggggtgggtggtCCTGTGGGGGTTGATGGTTGATGGATGTGGCTCTTCATCCTCAGCGGTTCAAGGGCACGGACGGCGCGGAGAAGGCGGCGGAGAAGGCGAAGCCGGCCAAGGCGGAGGAGGCCAAGGGGAAGGCGGTGAAGGCTGAGGAGGCTGTGGAGGAGGTTTGTGCGACACTCCCACCTCGTGTTTGTCGTGTGGGAAACCAAATTAACCAGGTCCCCTGTCTCAGGATGAGGGTTAGGTTGGGtatcagggaaaggttcttcccccagagggtggtggggcactgaacaggctccccagggcagtgggcacggccctAAGGtggccagagctccaggagggtttggatgatcctctcaggcacacggtgtgactcttggggtgtccagggattggactggatgatccttgtggatcccttccaacccaggatTCTGCAAAGACCTGGTTACAGCAAGAACTCTGGTGTTTGCACCCTGCCTTAACCTTAATCTGCTGCATTTTCCCCATACATTCCAGCCCTGCAGTTACCCACGAACACGCCCTTCCCTAACAGTGCATGTCTTTTCAATGCCTTAAACTAAGTGCTTGTTCTCTCTCAAACATAGTTGATCTGAAGCTATTTAACCCACCAGTCACAACGCTTATTTTTACAACCTCAGGGGCCACCAAAGTAtacaaaatccattttaaagaaGGGCGATAAAACCAACTTCCCGAAGAAAGGAGACACTGTGCACTGCTGGTACACGGGAAAGCTGCAGGACGGGACCGTCTTCGATACCAATATTCAATCAAGTAAGGTCATACACAGATGGGTGCACAGAGAAACCGTTTGGGGTTTGCTGCAGGCACTCTAGAGTGCATTAACTGGGCTCCTGGAGCAGATCTGGGCAGGTGTTTGCCTCTGGAAGTGTCCCTGTGGGATTCCTGACAAACTGCTTTGTTGTTGAGCTGCTGGGatgtccctgagccccctccCGGATCCTGATTTTCCATGAGGTAAGGCAGGGCAGTATTTTAGGAGCGGCTGGTGTCAAGTGACACTGCTGCATCCTGCCAGCCCTCCCTTCTGGCATTCTCCAGGCCTGGGAATGTGAAAAGCAGGGAGTTAATCAGGGCTGAAAATACTTGAGGGCTGAGATGGAGCTTTCCTCTCCTATGGAACTCGAGCACCAGCAGTGTCCTGAGTTTCTCTAAATAAACATCTCAGTGTCCTTCTCTAGTAAATCCTTAAACATGGAGGCACTGGAATGAGAGGGATTTGAGTACTCTGGTGTTTTTGTGACAGATCAGAGGGGTTAGGAGTATGAAATGCTGCAGTACTAGAAAGGCTTTTCCAGAGTGTGTCCCACACTCAGAGGAACAGTATTCCAGAGTCACTGGAATGCTGTCTGGGACTTCTTGTACTTGTTTTATGTTCCCTTTTGACTTCTGGTTCCTGAATGTGTTTGTGACTTGTACTGTCACCTTTATTAATTCAGAAATGAGTCTTTGGGGTTTGAAAGATGCTCATCAGCTTTAGCTCTTGGTGCAGCTTGAACAGTGAACGATGGCTTTGGTGCACAGCactgaatattaaaataatattataatGTTATAATAACATAAACactaaaaaataatacaataaaatgATAAGAatgtatatttatttctcatatgTATTTGTAATTGTAGacagcagtgtggtgtgtgcTGGAGTGATGTTAAAGCAAAGCAACACCAAACTCTCTTCCAGgctcaaagaagaaaaaagcagccaAGCCCTTGAGTTTCAAGGTTGGCGTAGGAAAAGTGATCCGAGGTGTAAGTACAGCATTGACAGCTCCCTCAGAATTCCAAAGGAGTTTCCTTCCCTGGGATTTATGACCGGGGTGCAGTTTTTGAGCTGCTGTTCTGTTCCTCGTGGAGGTAAAAATGCAGCTTGCAAGGGTTTACACGGGCAGGATGTCCCATTATCCGGTGTCATTCCCCTGGGGAGCAGTGTGGAAAACACTCTGTGTTCCCTGGGACAAgcccagcctcctgctcctgtCAGTCTGCTCTGAGGCTGCCGGgatccctctcctcctgtccctgttccctgggagcagagcccgacccccccggctcccccctcctgtcagggggttgcagagccagaaggtcccccctgagcccccttttctccaggctgagcaggaaAAAGGCCTTGCTGAGGGCCGggcctggccctgggaagggggcAGATCCCTGGGCAgtgtccctgggcagtgcccagcgctgcaggagctgcagctgtcCAGGTCTATCCGTGTGTCCCTGAGCCTCTCCCTGAGCTGGGATCTGGCACTGCAGGAGCCGCTCGTGGGGACACGGGGAAGGGAGTgagtgctggggagggacaggcactaCTGACTCCGGGTCTGGAACAGCCTGGAACGAGCACGGATCCACTGCTCCAGGGAGGCtgggctgccccgtccctggcACTGTGCGAGGCCAGGCTGGAccgggcttggagcagcctgggctcgTGGAGGTGTGGGATTGGTGGGAATCCCTAGGAGCACATGGAAAGGCTGGGAAGTGCAGCTGTTGTGACACCCTGCTGTGCTGTCCTTGCAGTGGGATGAAGCCCTGCTGACCATGAGCAAAGGAGAGAAGGCCCAGCTGGAAATCGAGCCCGAGTGGGCCTACGGGAAGAAGGGGCAGCCCGATGCCAAGTATCCTTGTACAGAAACCTGGGAATGCTGGGTGGGGTGAAGTGCTGGGACAGGGATGTAATGGGGGGGTTCACTCATTACAGCAGGCTCAGAATATTCCCACTTGAGGAAATTCAGTGCACTTGGAGGGTGGGTAGGATTGTCCTTTTGTTTGGAACTAAACCTTGTGCAGGGAGAACTTGCTGCTGTTTTCCACCTGCATTTTTAGTCCAGCTGAGCTTCCAAATGCTTATTACTGACAGGGATACAAAGCAGTGGAGTAGGGAAGCAGGAGGAGTGACCTGTAGGGTAACAGCAGTTAAATTTGGTTCTGGTTCTGGGATACAACTGGAGTACGGGATGGAGGGGGGATCCTGCAGTGTTTTACACATTCATGTTCTTTTTTCCCAGTGCTTTGGGAAGAAGAGGTGGTTCCCTGGTGCTGGAATCCTGTAATCCCAAGGGCTGCCTGGACACTGTTCTCCCCTGTAGCACAGCAGGACAGACTCCCAAACCTGGAGACCAGGCTTAGGGAATGAGGAGCAGGGTGTGTTAGTGGAGGTGCATCCATGGAGCTGGCCCTGCGTGTCCCTGacagctggtgctgggcagcAGTGCAGGATCCAGCCCAGTGCTGGATCCAGGATGTCCCAAGGTCAGTGAcaccacagggacacaggagagtccctgcccagggagggatggggagctgGAGGATTTGGGGTGTTTTAGGCTTCCTTAACGTGCCCCCCCAGGATTCCCCCGAACGCAAAGCTCTTCTTTGAAGTGGAGCTGGTGGACATCGAGTGAGGAGTGAATTCCCCTTGCTGCTGGAACCCAGGGACTGGTGTTGGGGATCCAGttccagcctggccctgtgGAAAGGGAGCgctgtccctgcccctctgtACAGTGACACCACTAAACCAGTTTGTACCCTCGGTGCCGTCCCTTCTTTGTGTCTGAGGTCCCCCACCCTCCCCTGGCGGGGCTGCAGGGCCACAGGGATCCTGTGGAATTCCACAGCATTCACACTCCTCTTCGGAGGTATCAATACCAGTGTCAGGCACTCTGCTCCCAGAGATCCAGGCGTTCCCAGGGcatccctgtgccacagcccTTCCTGGGAACACCACGTGTTCCTACTCCCGGCTCGACCACCAAGGCAATCCAAGAAGGCTCAGAGCACGGCTGAATTCCTTGCTTTTATTACAAAAATGGGAATGATCACTTtgatcaaaatgaaaaaagttttGCTCACACCGTGTACATGAAAAACTCCAAATACAAAAACCATCCCAAACACAGTTTGTGCTTTTTAGAAAAGAACCAAGGGGGTTTTGCCCCACGGGTGAATTCCTgaccccacagctctgccaaggCCTCCAGCCCCGCTCCGGGGTCAATCCCAGCACAGTGCCCGGCTTGGGAAAGCTGTGGTGGcagctggggtgggagcaggacggccttggctccagctctggggcaaAACCAACCCAAAGGGCCCCAGCTTCACCCACCCAATCTATGGAATCGTGGGACCGACAGGAATTCCTGCGAAAGCTCCATAAATTAGTgcagggaattaaaaaaacGCATTTATGGTAAATGAGAATTGTACAGAGACCATTTATCGGTTACCAGCACACAACTCTTCACACGTACCCCGTGAGCAGCAGCTCGGGTCACATGCAGAGGACCCGCAGCAGGTGGCACAACAGTTCTTTCACAGCCCAAAGttagaaaaatatatctttttttattccatctCTGTCGATGTGCAGCACAGTGAACAGGCTCAGGTGGTGTGGTAATACTGTCCGTAGTTCCAGGCGTTCTGGTAGTTGTACTGCAAACACAGCGGGAGGGGCTCAGCCAGTGTCCCTGAGCCAGCACAGACCACCCCAcacagctcccactgctcccagctgggcacGGCACCCTTGGCAAGGAGGGACAATGCCCCGCTCCCCCAGGAGGGGTCTGTCTGCTTCCTGGAGCAGGATGTGGAAGGCAGGGATATGTGATCACAGTGATCATGGAATagcctgagctggaagggacccccaaggaccatccagtccaacccctggccctgcccagggcaccccaacaatccccccctgtgccccagaggatcatccaaaccctcctggagctctggcagccttggggccgtgcccactgccctggggagcctgggcagtgccaaccaccctcggggggaagaacctttccctgagatccaacctgaccctgccctggcacagctccaagTCTGCCATTCCTGCAGTTCTGTGTGTGAACATTTGGGGCATTTTTCCCGCCCAGTACTGGACAGTTTCCCAGCTGGATGAGACTGGGAAGAGCACTGAACCTCAATGGGATTTAGGCATCCAATCCATTCCCAAACCACAGCTACCCCAGGGGCTGGTGGTTTGTGcctcagctccatccctgctctgcccagctctgcccagtcTAAACACCAGTTTTCACTAAACCACTTCAACACAACTTCCATGGATCTAAAAgacacgtggatgtggcacgtggggacatgggttagtggtggccgtggcagtgctgggggtggtTGGCCCAACCTCAACCACTCTATTCCAAACTGCCACACCACGGAGGAACAGCGAGCTCCATGTGCCCCCgggctggccctgccctgccctggcagcacccCCGGTTACCTGGTACCAGGCGTTGTAGTTGTAGGCAGCCTGGTTCACCTGCATGTCCCCGTCCATCAGCTGCGCCGACGCCAGGGCCGGGTCCTCCGTCAGCATCTTCTTCTCGTCCGGCTCCTCGGAGCTGGGGGGAAAACAGCTTGGAATTGGCATCCTGGATAAACTCTGGGCAAGTCTCCGGGTGAGAAGTGTTAGATCTCGTTAAACAGCATTTCCCAGCTGGGCACCCTGTCCCAGCAGGGAATGGGATTGTTTAGGGAAGGGCAGTGGTGCCTCAGAACAGCCGGGGTTTAAACTGTTCTGGTTCCCCCACTGAGACAGCAATGCAGGTTTCTGCTCAGAGACCCAGTTATTTACCAGCCCTGTTTAGCTCTCCTGTGAAATACAACTCAAAAAGTTATTTTCCAGTAAAtgtttccatccctggaagtgtccaaggccaggctggatggggcttggagcaacctgggctatggaaggtgtccctgcccatggcagggggtggcactggatgggctttaaggtcccttcccacccaacccactccatgattctgtgaatatttaATCCAGCAGTACAGCTCTAATTAGTGCACACtttaaatgattttaaaaagtgattttgtTCCTGCGCCAGTGGGGTTAAAGCCTCAAAATACCTGTATATCCATTCAGAGACTAAATAACCCCCCAGTGTCTGAGGCTGTTCTCTGGACTCTTCCAGAGCACTCCCACATTGCTgtgtcccagctgcagcccggggggtgtgtgtgtgtgtcccaggGGTGtcacagtgtgtgtgtgtgccccagggagtgtcccc
It encodes:
- the FKBP3 gene encoding peptidyl-prolyl cis-trans isomerase FKBP3; protein product: MAAAAGPAQPWSAEELRSEALAKKEIIKFLQEHAAQAFLAEHKLLGQVKNVAKTANKEQLIAAYTQLFHTQRFKGTDGAEKAAEKAKPAKAEEAKGKAVKAEEAVEEGPPKYTKSILKKGDKTNFPKKGDTVHCWYTGKLQDGTVFDTNIQSSSKKKKAAKPLSFKVGVGKVIRGWDEALLTMSKGEKAQLEIEPEWAYGKKGQPDAKIPPNAKLFFEVELVDIE